The following are from one region of the Colius striatus isolate bColStr4 chromosome Z, bColStr4.1.hap1, whole genome shotgun sequence genome:
- the DHX58 gene encoding ATP-dependent RNA helicase DHX58, with amino-acid sequence MEAMELRPYQQEAVAPALRGLNSLVWLPTGAGKTRVAVHVCWQHLQSRRGGKVAVLVNKVHLVEQHATKEFSALQDSFRVTAISGDSSHKSFFACVMKRSDVVICTAQILQNALLSAEEDTHVELTDFSLLVIDECHHTHKEAVYNKIMLSYLQRKLSGQRELPQVLGLTASPGTGGATSEKEAVEHILQICANLDIEKIASVQEEVQQLQSHVPQPRKQYDLCQERAQDPFAEQLKKVMEQIHQYMEIPNVLQDFGTQTYEQYIVDLEKRAAETFSRRTRVCALHLRRYNDALLINDAVRMSDAFRCLQQFYDTERDMKDPTERFLAATFEENREKLQALSGDQRYENPRLSKLEEILREHFQPLGISRGIVFTKTRQCAHSLLGWLQDTGALCGQHVRAAVLTGAGCGSQTGRMTQNEQQDVIKLFREGALNLLFSTSVAEEGLDIPECNIVVRYGLMTNEIAMLQAQGRARAKNSVYSVLAKANSREVSRELLNENLVELMEKAIRVVQAMPEREYRLKIKELQQVAVASWLLKEARIRERRQLHDPEAVYLYCVNCSVAVCRGSDIRTVEGMHHININPSFGLYYKVSSGKLQFQRTFKDWEPGCRISCSECSQDWGMEMMYRQVKLPILCIKNFVVETPDEKRRYKKWSAVTFPIKEFDYMEYCSSTHGLTF; translated from the exons atggaggcGATGGAGCTGCGGCCGTACCAGCAGGAAGCCGTGGCCCCAGCCCTGCGTGGTCTCAACAGCCTGGTGTGGCTGCCCACGGGCGCCGGCAAGACCCGCGTTGCCGTCCACGTGTGCTGGCAGCACCTGCAGAGCCGGCGGGGTGGGAAGGTGGCTGTGCTGGTCAACAAG GTGCACTTGGTGGAGCAACACGCCACGAAGGAGTTCAGCGCGCTGCAGGACAGCTTCAGGGTGACTGCCATCAGCGGGGACAGCAGCCACAAGTCCTTCTTTGCCTGCGTGATGAAGAGAAGCGACGTCGTCATCTGCACGGCCCAGATCCTGCAGAACGCGCTGCTCAGCGCCGAGGAGGACACGCACGTGGAGCTGACGG ATTTCTCGCTGCTGGTGATAGATGAGTGCCACCACACGCACAAGGAAGCTGTCTACAACAAAATCATGCTCAGTTACCTGCAGCGCAAGCTCAGCGGGCAGCGAGAGCTGCCGCAGGTCCTGGGCCTGACGGCGTCCCCTGGCACTGGGGGGGCAACCTCCGAGAAGGAGGCCGTGGAGCATATCCTCCAG ATCTGCGCCAACCTGGACATTGAGAAGATCGCGTCGGTGCAGGAGgaggtgcagcagctgcagagccacgTCCCCCAGCCCAGGAAGCAGTATGACCTGTGCCAGGAGAGAGCGCAG gaCCCTTTTGCCGAGCAGCTGaagaaggtgatggagcagatcCATCAATACATGGAGATACCCAACGTGCTGCAGGACTTTGGCACACAGACCTACGAGCAGTACATTGTGGATCTGGAGAAGAGAG CGGCAGAGACCTTTAGCCGCCGGACGCGGGTGTGCGCGCTGCACCTGCGCAGGTACAACGACGCGCTGCTGATCAACGACGCGGTGAGGATGAGCGACGCCTTCCGCTGCCTCCAGCAGTTCTACGACACCGAGAGGGACATGAAAGACCCCACTGAACGGTTCCTCGCCGCCACCTTTGAGG AGAACAGGGAGAAGCTTCAGGCTCTGTCTGGGGACCAGCGCTACGAGAACCCCAGGCTGAGCAAACTGGAGGAGATCCTGCGGGAACACTTCCAGCCTCTGGGCATCTCTCGTGGCATTGTGTTCACCAAGACCCGTCAGTGTGCCCACAGcctgctgggctggctgcaggacACGGGTGCGCTGTGCGGGCAGCACGTCAGGGCTGCCGTCCTCACCGGTGCCGGCTGCGGCAGCCAGACCGGCCGCATGACACAG AACGAGCAGCAGGATGTGATCAAGCTGTTCCGTGAGGGAGCCCTCAACCTGCTCTTCTCCACCAGCGTGGCCGAGGAGGGGCTGGATATCCCTGAGTGCAACATCGTGGTCCGCTATGGGCTGATGACCAATGAGATTGCCATGTTGCAG GCCCAAGGCCGTGCCCGTGCCAAAAACAGCGTCTACTCTGTCCTCGCCAAAGCCAACAGCAGAGAGGTCTCTCGTGAGCTGCTCAACGAGAACCTCGTCGAGCTCATGGAGAAGGCGATCCGGGTGGTGCAGGCCATGCCCGAGCGGGAGTACCGGCTCAAG ATCAAGGAGCTGCAGCAAGTTGCTGTTGCCAGCTGGCTGCTGAAGGAGGCCAGGATCAGGGAGAGGCGGCAGCTGCACGACCCGGAGGCCGTTTACCTCTACTGTGTCAACTGCAGTGTGGCAGTGTGCCGTGGCAGCGACATCCGCACCGTGGAGGGCATGCACCACATCAACATCAACCCCAGCTTTGG GTTATATTACAAAGTATCCTCTGGGAAACTGCAGTTCCAGCGGACTTTCAAGGACTGGGAGCCTGGCTGCCGCATCTCCTGCAGCGAGTGCAGCCAG GACTGGGGAATGGAGATGATGTACCGGCAGGTGAAGCTGCCCATTCTCTGCATCAAAAACTTTGTGGTGGAGACACCAGATGAAAAGAGGAGGTACAAGAAGTGGAGTGCCGTGACATTCCCCATCAAGGAGTTTGACTACATGGAGTACTGCTCCAGCACTCATGGCCTGACCTTCTAG